In a genomic window of Sphingomonas koreensis:
- the era gene encoding GTPase Era, which produces MNIEQQRCGLIAVVGAPNAGKSTLVNALVGQKVAIVSPKAQTTRTRLMGIAIEGDAQLLLVDTPGIFDPARRLDRAMVSAAWEGAKDADLIALVVDGKGGVGPKVRGLAESLKDRRERKLLILNKVDIADKPRLLGHAATLNDLGAFDDTYFVSAATGDGIPELKAALAAKLPEGPWHFPEDQVSDATDRMLAAEITREQLYLQLHAELPYASAVETEQYKEREDGSVEIHQQILVARETQRAIVLGKGGARIKEIGARARAELAKLMGVKVHLYLHVKVRPGWEDDRTLYRDIGLDWVD; this is translated from the coding sequence ATGAACATCGAACAACAACGTTGCGGCCTGATCGCCGTGGTCGGCGCGCCCAATGCCGGCAAGTCGACGCTGGTGAACGCGCTGGTCGGGCAGAAGGTGGCGATCGTCAGCCCCAAGGCGCAGACGACGCGCACGCGGCTGATGGGCATCGCGATCGAGGGCGACGCGCAGCTGCTGCTGGTCGACACGCCGGGCATCTTCGATCCGGCACGGCGGCTCGACCGCGCGATGGTTTCGGCGGCGTGGGAAGGCGCGAAGGATGCCGACCTGATCGCGCTGGTGGTCGACGGCAAGGGCGGGGTCGGGCCGAAGGTGCGCGGGCTGGCCGAGAGTCTCAAGGACCGGCGCGAACGCAAGCTGCTGATCCTCAACAAGGTCGATATCGCCGACAAGCCGCGCCTGCTCGGCCATGCCGCGACGCTCAATGACCTCGGCGCGTTTGACGACACCTATTTCGTGTCGGCGGCGACCGGCGACGGCATTCCGGAACTCAAGGCCGCGCTCGCCGCGAAACTGCCCGAGGGCCCGTGGCACTTCCCCGAGGACCAGGTGTCCGACGCGACCGACCGCATGCTCGCGGCCGAGATCACGCGCGAGCAGCTCTATCTCCAGCTCCATGCCGAGCTGCCCTATGCCAGCGCGGTCGAGACCGAACAGTATAAGGAGCGCGAGGACGGGTCGGTCGAGATCCACCAGCAGATCCTGGTCGCGCGCGAGACGCAGCGCGCGATCGTGCTGGGCAAGGGCGGTGCCCGCATCAAGGAGATCGGCGCCCGGGCCCGGGCCGAGCTGGCCAAGCTGATGGGGGTGAAGGTCCACCTGTACCTGCACGTCAAGGTGCGGCCGGGCTGGGAGGACGACCGCACTCTGTATCGCGATATCGGGCTGGACTGGGTCGATTAG
- the rnc gene encoding ribonuclease III, with the protein MSETLADWLARVLGNPADHLAGYERALTHGSQGAANYERLEFLGDRVLGLTIAEWLYERFPDEPEGKLSRRFNSLVTGQVCAEVAREIGVPAHLRLGKQARDDGAASSDNVLGDVMEALIGAHFRAHGFEPARALVRRLWDSRIDAQASAPKHPKSALQEWAAANNRRPPEYALVERSGPGHAPRFKVLAKIGKLAEAEGEGSSKQEAETAAAAALLAAVS; encoded by the coding sequence TTGAGCGAGACGCTGGCCGACTGGCTGGCGCGGGTGCTGGGCAACCCTGCTGACCATCTGGCGGGATATGAGCGCGCGCTGACCCATGGCAGCCAGGGCGCGGCCAATTACGAGCGGCTGGAGTTCCTGGGCGACCGGGTGCTGGGGCTGACGATCGCCGAATGGCTGTACGAGCGCTTCCCCGACGAGCCCGAGGGCAAATTGTCGCGGCGCTTCAACTCGCTGGTGACCGGGCAGGTCTGCGCCGAGGTGGCGCGCGAGATCGGCGTGCCCGCGCATCTGCGCCTCGGCAAGCAGGCGCGTGACGACGGCGCGGCGTCGAGCGACAATGTGCTGGGCGATGTGATGGAGGCGCTGATCGGCGCGCATTTCCGCGCGCACGGGTTCGAGCCGGCCAGGGCGCTGGTGCGACGGCTGTGGGACAGCCGGATCGACGCACAGGCCTCCGCGCCCAAGCATCCCAAATCGGCGCTGCAGGAATGGGCGGCGGCGAACAACCGCCGTCCGCCCGAATATGCGCTGGTCGAGCGATCGGGGCCGGGTCATGCGCCGCGCTTCAAGGTGCTGGCAAAGATCGGCAAGCTCGCCGAGGCCGAGGGCGAGGGCAGCTCGAAACAGGAAGCCGAGACCGCCGCTGCGGCGGCGTTGCTGGCGGCGGTGAGCTAG
- a CDS encoding nuclear transport factor 2 family protein, whose product MDNTSIVKAAWDAFGSRDAARIAACFAPDAEWIAPPGNATAIALDGPHHLRGADRIAHFIAHEFSQLFVADVAIDFRTMAAAGDLVLVEERMRATLVNGRSYDLAYCFVFVVADGRIAQVREYMDTRSGWAQMFGDEPGRKLVA is encoded by the coding sequence ATGGACAACACCAGCATCGTCAAGGCGGCATGGGACGCCTTCGGATCGCGCGACGCGGCGCGCATCGCCGCCTGTTTCGCGCCCGATGCCGAATGGATCGCCCCACCGGGCAACGCCACGGCGATCGCACTCGACGGGCCACACCATCTGCGCGGCGCGGATCGGATCGCCCACTTCATCGCCCATGAGTTCAGCCAGCTGTTCGTCGCCGATGTCGCGATCGACTTCCGCACCATGGCCGCGGCGGGCGATCTGGTCCTGGTCGAGGAGCGGATGCGCGCCACCCTGGTCAACGGACGAAGCTACGACCTCGCCTACTGCTTCGTCTTCGTGGTGGCGGACGGCCGCATTGCGCAGGTCCGCGAATATATGGATACGCGAAGCGGCTGGGCGCAGATGTTCGGCGACGAACCCGGACGGAAGCTGGTGGCCTAG
- a CDS encoding YnfA family protein: protein MTLFAYVLAALAEIAGCFAFWAWLRLGKSPWWLVPGIAALIVFAWALTWIETSHAGRAYAAYGGIYITAAILWLWAVEGARPDRWDVIGGAVALAGTAIILFGPRSASA from the coding sequence ATGACCCTCTTCGCCTATGTCCTCGCCGCGCTGGCCGAGATTGCCGGCTGCTTCGCCTTCTGGGCATGGCTGCGGCTCGGCAAGTCGCCTTGGTGGCTGGTCCCCGGCATCGCCGCGCTGATCGTCTTCGCCTGGGCGCTGACCTGGATCGAGACCAGCCATGCCGGCCGCGCCTATGCCGCCTATGGCGGGATCTACATCACCGCCGCGATTCTCTGGCTCTGGGCGGTCGAGGGCGCCCGCCCCGACCGCTGGGACGTGATCGGCGGCGCAGTCGCGCTCGCCGGCACCGCGATCATCCTGTTCGGCCCGAGGAGCGCCAGTGCCTGA
- a CDS encoding ligase-associated DNA damage response DEXH box helicase, translated as MSDLPPVLEHWFASRGWTPRRHQLDMLAAGRAGRHALLVAATGAGKTLAGFLPTLTELIEQPGEGLHTLYISPLKALAVDVQRNLLTPIEEMGLDIRVETRTGDTSHEKKVRQRARPPQILLTTPESLSLLLSYEDSFLMFAGLRTVVVDEVHAFATGKRGDLLALALARLQTLAPGMRRVALSATVADPDGYRAWLAPHGEIDAVELVTGESGAEPDIAILLPEGRVPWSGHSGLYAIPQVMAEIETHKTTIVFCNTRSLAELVFQNLWKVNELKLPIGVHHGSLSLEARQRAEQAMAEGRLRALVATASLDLGVDWGDVDCVIQMGAPKGSSRLLQRIGRANHRLDEPSEAVLVPGNRFEYLEARAALDAVEAGELDPDIFRPGALDVLAQHVMGLACAAPFDAAELLREIQGALPYSALSEDVFEAVLNFIADGGYALRAYDRFKRLTRDKDGLWRVTKPAFVAQHRLNAGIIVEAPMLEVRFRNGRRLGRVEEAFGASLSPGDRFFFAGLALEVERVEVTDIIVRATTKTARFVSYMGARLAITSTLAARVRRFFAEPETWSRFPADVREWLEVQAHRSRLPAPGKLLVETFPHDGRHHMVAYCFEGWNAHQSLGMLVTRRMEALGLKPVGFVANDYALAVYGLEKIEDPAPLFSPDILEHEFVEWVQGSALLKRAFREVAIIGGLVERQQPGKKKTGRQVTFSTDLIYDVLRKYEPDHLLLRAAWADARARMTDIGRLARLLDTAVDRIEHVDLDRVSPMAVPVLIMIGRETVAQGAAEDAMLIEAEALAAEAMRID; from the coding sequence ATGAGCGACCTTCCCCCCGTCCTTGAGCACTGGTTCGCGTCGCGCGGCTGGACGCCGCGGCGGCACCAGCTCGACATGCTCGCCGCCGGGCGGGCGGGACGCCACGCGCTGCTGGTCGCGGCGACCGGGGCGGGCAAGACGCTGGCCGGGTTCCTGCCGACGCTGACCGAGCTGATCGAGCAACCGGGCGAGGGGCTGCACACGCTCTATATCTCGCCGCTCAAGGCGCTGGCGGTGGACGTGCAGCGCAATTTGCTGACCCCGATCGAGGAGATGGGCCTCGACATCCGGGTCGAGACGCGCACCGGCGACACGTCGCACGAGAAGAAGGTCCGCCAGCGCGCGCGGCCCCCGCAGATCCTGCTGACCACCCCGGAGTCGCTCAGCCTGCTCTTGTCCTATGAGGACAGCTTCCTGATGTTCGCGGGCCTCAGGACGGTGGTGGTGGACGAGGTCCATGCCTTTGCCACCGGCAAGCGCGGCGACCTGCTGGCGCTCGCATTGGCGCGGCTGCAGACGCTGGCGCCGGGGATGCGGCGCGTCGCGCTGTCGGCGACGGTGGCCGATCCCGACGGCTACCGCGCCTGGCTGGCCCCGCATGGCGAGATCGACGCGGTCGAGCTGGTGACGGGGGAGAGCGGCGCCGAGCCCGACATCGCGATTCTGCTGCCCGAAGGGCGGGTGCCCTGGTCGGGTCATTCGGGCCTCTATGCGATCCCGCAGGTGATGGCGGAGATCGAAACGCACAAGACGACGATCGTCTTCTGCAACACCCGCAGCCTGGCCGAGCTGGTGTTCCAGAATCTGTGGAAGGTAAACGAGCTCAAGCTGCCGATCGGCGTGCATCACGGAAGCCTGAGCCTGGAGGCGCGGCAGCGCGCCGAGCAGGCGATGGCCGAGGGCCGGCTGCGCGCGCTGGTCGCGACTGCGAGCCTCGACCTCGGCGTCGACTGGGGCGATGTCGATTGCGTGATCCAGATGGGAGCGCCCAAGGGCAGCTCGCGCCTGTTGCAGCGGATCGGGCGCGCCAACCACCGGCTGGACGAGCCGAGCGAGGCCGTGCTCGTACCCGGCAACCGCTTCGAGTATCTGGAGGCGCGCGCGGCGCTGGACGCGGTGGAGGCGGGTGAGCTGGACCCCGACATCTTCCGGCCCGGCGCGCTCGACGTGCTGGCGCAGCATGTGATGGGGCTGGCCTGCGCGGCGCCGTTCGATGCTGCGGAGTTGCTGCGCGAAATACAGGGTGCCTTGCCCTATTCGGCGCTGAGCGAGGATGTGTTCGAAGCGGTGCTGAACTTCATCGCCGATGGTGGGTATGCGCTGCGCGCCTATGACCGGTTCAAGCGGCTGACGCGGGACAAGGACGGGCTGTGGCGGGTGACCAAACCCGCCTTTGTTGCGCAGCATCGGCTGAACGCGGGGATCATCGTCGAGGCGCCGATGCTGGAGGTGCGCTTCAGGAACGGGCGGCGGCTGGGCCGGGTGGAGGAGGCGTTCGGCGCATCGCTCTCGCCGGGCGACCGTTTCTTCTTTGCGGGACTCGCGCTGGAGGTCGAGCGGGTCGAGGTGACCGACATCATCGTGCGCGCGACCACGAAGACTGCGCGGTTCGTGTCCTATATGGGCGCGCGCCTCGCGATCACCTCGACGCTCGCGGCACGGGTTCGGCGCTTCTTCGCCGAGCCGGAGACCTGGTCACGCTTTCCGGCGGATGTCCGCGAATGGCTGGAGGTGCAGGCTCATCGCTCGCGGCTGCCCGCGCCCGGCAAGCTGCTGGTCGAGACCTTTCCGCACGACGGGCGGCACCATATGGTCGCCTATTGCTTCGAGGGATGGAACGCGCACCAGTCGCTCGGCATGCTGGTGACGCGGCGGATGGAGGCGCTGGGCCTGAAGCCGGTCGGGTTCGTCGCCAACGATTATGCGCTGGCGGTCTATGGGCTGGAGAAGATCGAGGATCCCGCGCCGCTCTTCTCGCCGGACATCCTCGAGCATGAGTTCGTCGAATGGGTGCAGGGCTCAGCGCTGCTCAAGCGCGCCTTCCGCGAGGTGGCGATCATCGGCGGGCTGGTCGAACGCCAGCAGCCGGGGAAGAAGAAGACCGGCCGCCAGGTCACCTTCTCCACCGACCTGATCTACGACGTGCTGCGCAAGTACGAGCCGGATCATCTGTTGCTGCGTGCGGCCTGGGCCGATGCGCGCGCGCGGATGACCGATATCGGGCGGCTGGCGCGCCTGCTCGACACCGCGGTGGATCGGATCGAGCATGTCGATCTCGATCGCGTCAGCCCGATGGCGGTGCCGGTACTCATCATGATCGGACGCGAGACCGTAGCACAGGGTGCTGCAGAGGATGCGATGCTGATCGAAGCCGAAGCACTGGCGGCAGAGGCGATGCGGATCGACTAG
- a CDS encoding NAD-dependent deacylase — MPDIRNIVILTGAGVSAESGVATFRGPGGLWEGHRVEDVCTPQALAHDPVLVHRFYDERRAKLATVAPNAAHHALARLDAQWPGELLLVTQNVDDLHERAGSKRLIHMHGELNAALCAECDARKPWTDTLPPRTRCATCGAPSLRPDIVFFGEMPYHMDAIDAAIARADLFVSIGTSGAVYPAAGFVRTARYHGADTLELNLDRSEGSAWFGESRLGPAGTLVPEWVDSLLGQSGAVS; from the coding sequence GTGCCTGACATCCGCAACATCGTCATCCTCACCGGCGCGGGCGTCTCGGCCGAGAGCGGCGTCGCCACTTTTCGCGGTCCCGGCGGGCTTTGGGAAGGGCACCGCGTCGAGGATGTCTGCACGCCGCAGGCGCTCGCGCACGATCCGGTGCTGGTCCACCGCTTCTACGACGAACGCCGCGCCAAGCTCGCCACCGTCGCGCCCAATGCCGCGCACCACGCACTTGCCCGGCTCGATGCGCAATGGCCGGGCGAATTGCTGCTCGTCACCCAGAATGTCGACGATCTGCACGAACGGGCGGGTTCCAAGCGGCTGATCCATATGCATGGCGAGCTCAACGCCGCGCTCTGCGCCGAGTGCGATGCGCGCAAGCCATGGACCGACACGCTTCCGCCCCGCACGCGATGCGCGACGTGCGGCGCACCGTCGCTGCGCCCCGACATCGTCTTCTTCGGCGAGATGCCCTATCACATGGACGCGATCGACGCCGCCATTGCCCGCGCCGACCTGTTCGTGTCGATCGGCACTTCGGGCGCGGTCTATCCCGCCGCCGGTTTCGTCCGCACCGCGCGCTACCACGGCGCCGACACGCTCGAGCTCAACCTCGACCGCTCCGAAGGAAGTGCGTGGTTCGGCGAGAGCCGCCTCGGCCCCGCCGGTACGCTCGTCCCCGAATGGGTGGATTCGCTGCTCGGTCAGAGCGGCGCGGTATCTTGA